From the Primulina tabacum isolate GXHZ01 chromosome 15, ASM2559414v2, whole genome shotgun sequence genome, one window contains:
- the LOC142527782 gene encoding LOW QUALITY PROTEIN: pentatricopeptide repeat-containing protein At3g05340-like (The sequence of the model RefSeq protein was modified relative to this genomic sequence to represent the inferred CDS: deleted 1 base in 1 codon) has product MNATRFLATRFLPPPLTSQLPSWRRLANFPIPFSSRAPTEIFNPLEKSCLRALLCTCGIQGNIRFGASLHASIVKNPPFVDFRNPSENRNILVTYNCLLHAYGKYGALCDAVKLFEDMPLKDTVSWNSLISVFLKHGKFELGFGYFRAMIGSGVYWFDHASLTSVLWACDGSGIESLGIVKMMHALVISCGYEKEISVGNALMTSYFRCLASDQGVRIFNEMEERNVITWTAMISGLAQNEFYGESLKLFANMYNSAVFPNHLTYLSTLMACSGLQTHKEGAQIHGVVWKLGIQSDICIQSALMDMYSKCSRVEEAWLIFESCEIFDEVFVTVMLTGFAQNGCEEEAIRIFVKMVNVGSKLDPNMVSAILGVCGIDTSWGLGVQVHTLVIKKGFTSNIFVSNGLINMYAKCAELEESVKVFDCMPQKNQVSWNSMISAFACHGNGLKALHFYEEMNSKGVEPTHVTFLSLLHACSHAGLVHKGMEFLKSMETSYGLHPRQDHYACIIDMLGRAGLVKEAKNFIETLPVKPNVLVWQALLGACSIYGDIDTGKYAADQLAEATPDSPTPYVSMANIYSSSGRWKERARTIKNMKERGIAKEMGTSWIEIEKQIQSFAVADTLGDDVCNLLFKLFRHMRDEGISGSIVIGM; this is encoded by the exons ATGAACGCCACCAGATTCCTCGCCACCAGATTCCTTCCGCCACCTTTAACATCTCAGCTTCCGTCGTGGCGCCGCCTTGCAAATTTCCCAATCCCATTTTCTTCCCGAGCACCGACAGAAATATTCAATCCCTTGGAAAAATCATGCCTGAGAGCGCTCCTTTGTACTTGCGGAATACAAGGGAATATCAGGTTTGGTGCTTCTCTACACGCTTCTATTGTCAAGAACCCACCATTCGTTGACTTCAGAAACCCATCAGAAAATCGAAACATCCTTGTAACTTATAACTGTTTGCTGCATGCGTACGGGAAATATGGCGCACTCTGTGATGCAGTCAAGCTGTTTGAAGATATGCCCCTC AAAGACACTGTCTCTTGGAACTCGCTTATCTCAGTTTTCTTGAAACATGGGAAATTTGAATTGGGATTTGGGTATTTCAGAGCTATGATTGGTTCGGGGGTTTATTGGTTTGATCACGCAAGTTTAACCTCAGTTTTGTGGGCTTGTGATGGCAGTGGAATTGAGTCACTCGGGATAGTAAAGATGATGCACGCATTGGTCATTTCATGTGGTTATGAGAAGGAGATATCGGTAGGGAATGCCTTGATGACATCTTATTTCAGATGTTTGGCCTCTGATCAGGGGGTGCGTATTTTTAACGAGATGGAGGAGAGAAATGTGATAACATGGACAGCCATGATTTCGGGTTTAGCACAAAACGAGTTTTACGGTGAAAGCTTGAAGCTGTTTGCAAACATGTATAACAGTGCAGTGTTTCCCAATCATTTGACATATTTGAGCACGCTTATGGCATGCTCTGGGTTGCAAACACACAAGGAAGGTGCTCAAATTCATGGTGTTGTATGGAAGTTGGGGATTCAATCAGATATATGCATACAAAGTGCATTGATGGATATGTATTCTAAATGTAGTCGTGTGGAAGAAGCGTGGTTGATATTTGAGTCTTGTGAGATTTTTGATGAGGTTTTTGTAACTGTTATGCTTACTGGTTTTGCACAAAATGGTTGTGAGGAAGAGGCCATCCGGATTTTTGTGAAAATGGTCAATGTTGGTTCCAAGTTGGACCCCAACATGGTTTCTGCCATTCTTGGTGTTTGTGGCATCGACACTTCTTGGGGTCTTGGTGTACAAGTTCATACATTGGTTATCAAGAAAGGATTTACGTCTAATATCTTTGTTAGCAATGGATTGATAAACATGTATGCCAAATGTGCAGAGTTGGAAGAATCTGTGAAGGTCTTCGACTGCATGCCCCAGAAGAATCAAGTTTCATGGAATTCCATGATTTCTGCATTTGCTTGTCATGGGAATGGCTTAAAAGCTCTTCACTTCTACGAAGAAATGAATTCAAAAGGCGTGGAACCAACACATGTTACATTTCTATCCTTGCTTCATGCTTGTAGTCATGCAGGGCTTGTACACAAGGGTATGGAGTTCCTTAAATCAATGGAGACATCATATGGATTACATCCAAGACAGGATCATTATGCTTGTATAATCGACATGCTTGGCCGTGCAGGACTTGTTAAAGAAGCTAAAAACTTTATAGAGACGCTACCGGTGAAGCCTAATGTACTTGTTTGGCAAGCATTACTTGGGGCTTGCAGCATTTATGGTGATATCGACACAGGGAAGTATGCTGCTGACCAGCTTGCTGAGGCGACACCGGATAGCCCGACACCATATGTTTCCATGGCCAACATTTATTCTTCCAGTGGGAGATGGAAAGAAAGAGCAAGAACAATCAAGAATATGAAGGAGAGGGGGATAGCCAAAGAGATGGGGACAAgttggattgagattgagaaGCAGATTCAGAGTTTCGCTGTTGCTGATACACTAGGTGATGATGTCTGTAATTTATTGTTCAAGTTGTTTAGGCACATGAGAGATGAAGGAATCAGTGGTTCCATAGTTATTGGCATGTAA